From Coffea arabica cultivar ET-39 chromosome 2e, Coffea Arabica ET-39 HiFi, whole genome shotgun sequence, the proteins below share one genomic window:
- the LOC140037245 gene encoding uncharacterized protein, translated as MTRKKIKLAFIRNETERKTCFKKRKNGLIKKVQELSTLCGIDACAIIYGPHDQEPETWPPSPPAVLDLLERYKSLPERFKRLENQQSYTRSRVDKVHEQIRKKHNGIRENEVTNIMYRCLRGEEVQNLRWADLNELEWMVGRNLREVSRRISLLKETVPQPSAPEAPLETGGDGGNDEGMVAPELPVNEMREFTWPSLNASVVAPEMPFGDMQNLTWLLTNARMVAPEMPSSEIQNLTWPATTTTSAVGNQMENFKWFSNNGSMVVPEMPMGLMQNPTWFTNDAPMVAPEMQNPTRFTNNASIAAPEMQNSTWSTYNSSMVAPEFPMSEMQRPTWSTNISSMVVPEMLVSDMQNWAWSTNNASMLTPDIVTKEMQNITWSANKASMVAPEMPMSEMPNPAWSANKAHMVAPELMARDELQNYAVDMDMLNVQPWLSDFVWNDSIFEPINNNGAGPSNRAP; from the coding sequence ATGaccagaaaaaaaattaagttagCCTTCATTCGAAATGAAACCGAAAGAAAAACCTGcttcaaaaagagaaagaatGGCTTGATCAAAAAGGTGCAAGAGTTAAGCACCCTGTGTGGCATTGATGCATGTGCCATCATCTATGGCCCTCATGATCAGGAACCTGAGACTTGGCCTCCATCCCCACCTGCTGTGCTAGATCTGCTTGAAAGGTATAAATCTCTTCCAGAGAGATTCAAGAGGCTGGAGAACCAACAAAGCTACACCCGATCAAGGGTGGACAAGGTTCACGAGCAAATCAGGAAAAAACACAACGGCATCCGAGAGAACGAGGTCACCAACATCATGTACAGGTGCTTGCGTGGTGAGGAGGTACAAAACCTCCGCTGGGCTGATCTCAATGAGCTGGAGTGGATGGTCGGTCGAAACCTGAGAGAAGTTTCCAGAAGGATATCACTTCTTAAGGAAACCGTGCCTCAACCATCTGCACCTGAGGCGCCTCTGGAAACAGGTGGCGACGGAGGTAACGATGAAGGCATGGTTGCTCCTGAATTGCCTGTGAATGAGATGCGGGAGTTCACATGGCCCTCTCTCAATGCTTCCGTGGTGGCTCCTGAAATGCCATTTGGTGATATGCAAAATCTCACATGGCTCTTGACCAATGCTCGCATGGTAGCTCCTGAAATGCCTTCCAGTGAGATCCAAAATCTCACATGGCCTGCTACTACTACAACTTCAGCAGTAGGCAATCAGATGGAGAATTTCAAGTGGTTTTCCAACAACGGTTCCATGGTGGTTCCTGAAATGCCTATGGGTTTGATGCAGAACCCGACTTGGTTCACCAATGATGCTCCCATGGTGGCtcctgaaatgcaaaatccaACCCGGTTCACCAACAATGCTTCCATTGCGGCCCCTGAAATGCAAAATTCAACCTGGTCCACCTACAATTCTTCCATGGTGGCTCCTGAATTCCCTATGAGCGAGATGCAACGTCCTACCTGGTCTACCAACATTTCTTCCATGGTGGTTCCAGAAATGCTTGTGAGTGACATGCAAAATTGGGCTTGGTCCACCAACAATGCTTCCATGTTGACTCCTGATATCGTAACGAAAGAGATGCAAAACATCACATGGTCTGCTAACAAAGCTTCCATGGTGGCTCCTGAAATGCCTATGAGTGAGATGCCAAATCCCGCATGGTCTGCTAACAAGGCTCATATGGTGGCTCCTGAATTAATGGCTAGGGATGAGTTGCAAAACTATGCAGTGGACATGGATATGCTAAATGTTCAACCTTGGCTTAGTGATTTTGTGTGGAATGACTCTATCtttgaacccatcaacaacaaTGGTGCTGGACCTAGCAATCGTGCTCCTTAA